The following are from one region of the Hymenobacter sp. YIM 151858-1 genome:
- a CDS encoding DUF6960 family protein, translating into MPRPMLEFGLYGWTPAYGYTYVHPANRRTFEWVEPVNKVFEKIREDEEWITLRYDEQQYLVRPELFRPIRRPPFGFGDPVEAVAMEPGQPRLRGVVSDIFWDERTDRARYQIVVRKKKVPHVFEAEELRAS; encoded by the coding sequence GTGCCCCGTCCCATGCTCGAATTTGGCCTTTATGGCTGGACCCCCGCCTACGGCTACACCTACGTGCACCCGGCCAACCGCCGCACCTTCGAGTGGGTGGAGCCCGTGAACAAAGTGTTCGAGAAAATCAGAGAGGACGAAGAGTGGATTACGCTGCGCTACGACGAGCAGCAATACCTGGTGCGCCCCGAGCTGTTTCGGCCCATCCGGCGCCCCCCGTTCGGCTTCGGCGACCCGGTAGAAGCCGTGGCGATGGAGCCCGGCCAGCCCCGCCTGCGCGGCGTGGTGTCGGATATTTTCTGGGACGAGCGCACCGACCGCGCCCGCTACCAGATTGTGGTCCGCAAAAAGAAAGTGCCCCACGTGTTCGAGGCCGAAGAGCTGAGGGCTTCGTAG